TCTGGGGCACACTGAAGGTTCTCTCGTGTGCTTTAGCACAGTACTGATTCCAGCTttatgttaaagtgcactagggaacctttagctTGCACCAGCAGAGTCTATTCAGACCAATTAAGAtgcaacacattagtgtgctttagaaatcgcACCCCAGAGCACGCATTGCCGCACTATGTAGTAGAGAAGCCTTTAATCTCCACGATAGGGAGATTATCCCTGTCTCCAGTTATATTATCCTTATtctccagttttatgccagtgtttagctccattcatttcaacagaatttcaccagtgtaaagctggtgtaaTGGAGTGAAGTATCAGACCCTAGTTCTttatagcaaaagaaaaaaggtgGTCTATTGTATTCCCAAACTAGGTGATAAAGGAAAAAGAACTGAAAGAACAAGTCAGTTAAGAATTAGTCAGTAATGTAGAGTCAGCCGGGGCAGGCTAGATGGCTTTTCTGGCATTAATATCAAGGATTCCAACAAACCAACCAGACCAGaggtaaacattttcaaaagcacctaagtgacttaagagctgacctcccattttcaaaactaatGTAGGCAcgtaggagcctaagtctcattgaaggaCAGTGAGTCCCtaagtcgcttttgaaaatgggactcaggcTCCTCCTAAAGCACTCGAGGTTTTACAAAATGTTATCTGAGATCCATTGGTCCTTGAcatctccaatttgtcaaaaagTTTCTATAGCTGATTATATGAAATTGAGATAAAAACAAAATAGGGAGGAGTTAGAAGTGATTTGATGGAAAGGCTAATAATAATCCGCTATGAGCCATGCATAGAAAAAAATGGCTAGGGTTACGAAAAGAGGCAGTTTATTCTGCCAAAGCAAACAGCCTTACAGGGGTTTTTGTATGCCACAGGGATATTTTTCCTGCCAAAGCTGCAGACAAGTGGTCTGGCCTGCCACTCTGCAGGAAAGATATTTTAAACTAACAAGTCTACACCTTCCTGGAGTTTTTTCCCTTCTTGTAAGTCCACCAACAATAGCATTGTTCTGATAAAATTTTCCACTAGGCAGCTTCACAGCTTCTAGCACAAAAGAGGAGGTTTGAGTATATGGACTTGCCAAGTAGGAAGCTCATAAAAAAGGTTAGAAAAAatataaatgattttttaaaattttctcactgacttcaaagagtATTGAAGCTCTTCTGGCTGGGTCTATGTCTTTGTATACATAATAATAAATGATCAGGAAGGTCATACTTAAACTCTTCATTCTTATTAATTTTTGTTATAATACCACTTAGAGATCCCAGATGAGTTCAGAACCCCATTACATTAAGAACTAtatacacatagtgagagacagttcctggcctgaagagcttacaatttaaataggcAAGACGGGGAAAGGCTGGGAGAAAGAAAGGATGATTATTCcaatttatagatggggaactggggcacagagaaattaagaccCTGATCCAACACTAATTGAGGTCAGTgggaagattcccattgatttcaatggaactgatCAAgacttaagtgacttgaccaagatcacacaggagtTGGTAGCAGGGCCAGAAATTGAactcagatttcctgagtcctagCCCAGTGCCTTGTAATGGTTGTGGAAAGTCTGATTGTTAAGTGCACATTGTGTACAAGAAATACCTTGTCACCCCAATAATTTTGCTTTGGTCATTGAAATAATTTGATGAGGACTGGGATCAGCACAGTCTATATTCTCTGTTGGATCTAAGACTAAGACTAGTTGAAtctgaatatttattttctcttgATATCCTGGAATTGTGCGTTAATCTGAATTAAAATCTATGAGCCGGGATACAGTAAACCCTCATCATGGTGTTGGTGTGTGTCTGGGAGAGGAAAGCATATGACTGTGTATTTGTGAGTTTTGGCATCAGGGATATACCTTTTCCTGGGGAATTTTTCACTTTCTTATTAGGAAATATCCTCTGAGCCACGTCACTGGAATTTCTAGGAAGTAGGAGCTGATGGAATAAAAAGGCTTCAAGCTGAAGACAGCGGGTACACACTGACTGAGAGCTCTCCACTGAGTCTTAGCATAAGAACCTCTGCAGTGACTTAGCAAAGGAAAACAGCCGCTGAAGACACATCTTTACCAGGCTGCTACATAGCACCAGGCATCACAGCCACAATCTGTAAGTATAATAGCCTTTCAAGTAGGTTTGTTGTATTTCATATACatgcttggcagaattcagtttttatttttgtataattttgatgaataaaaagtttagtttatttttaagcattttaaagatttttttattgatttaaattttcacagttgtgcaaaattatggctTTTAAGCATTTCCCCCcccaatttttattaatttaaatgttcacagttgtgggaaattatggggcaTCAGAAAttatgaggtgtgtgtgtgtctgtgtgagtcaggcaataattatttcatgacagtggacattgagattcaaaaagttaaagctttataacagttaaaacacaaattatcaatATCTTGTGTCACAATatgcaaaataaatatccttaaatcaaactctaataagttatcaagcagcatttttcttacttgaaatcaatgtttatcaATATCTTAGCTGAGACCATTGTCAGTGATCTCAGCTAAGATCTGTCAGATTCAGTCAGATCTGAAGTAACACTACACAAATGTCCTGTACAAGTTACTTTAATTTCCAGTCTGCCCCTCCATTAAGATCTGCTTTAGACAATACACTAGCACAGTGGAGAGTCTTGCTGTTTAACCCCATAAAGTGATTTGTGAAATAACATATAGGAAAGATGCTATAGACAATAACATTGTATTGCATTATTGTATTGCAATAAGTTAATATCAGTGCTTAAACCATGTGCCATTATTCtgcatgtttgttttttgcagcCATCTCTTCAAAGAGCAAAGTGAAGAGAAGTTCCCCAGAAACATGGTTGGCCTGTGGTTCCTCTCTGTTCTCACTTACGGTAAGTGAGTGTGTATCTGAGTGGAAAACAAGTTAGACTGGAAGTAACAGCACTGCTGTTTTCTCGCAGATTCCTTCTGAAGTAAATGGGGGTGCAGTAGCTGGGTTAAGCTTTAGGGCTTTAGGGCAGATTTGCACAGAAAGCATTAGATGGGATGGCATGCTGCTTCTCTCAACTGCCAAAGCCAAAAGGGGCCCCTACGTGGGGCTTTGCAGCATACCCACCCAGTGTGGGCAATGACTGGACACATCCTTGACAAGCTGGAGACCCTACATTTGATATTGACATGTCTGTTTGGGAGACTATTGTAACGTTGTATAAAGAAAATGCAGCCACTACCTACACAGGCTCAAATACCTGCACATATGCAATATCCACTGAGATCTAGATATATTCTTCTTTAGAAAAAAGCAATAGGGTCTAGGTTGCTGTAGAAGTTATATCCAAAACATAGCATGTAGGTGGGATCCCTAATTCAAAAGCCTTATTTCTGTTAGCTCTTGGAAGAGCATTTTGACACTGGCATCTTGTCTTTCTAGGACTTATGGTGCTTGAGGAAGGCAATTGCTGGACATACCactattcagaaaaaaatatgacCTATAAGCTTGCGGAGAAATGGTGTAGGAAACACTATACAAATATGGTTGCCATTCAGAATAAGGAGGAAATTGTCCATCTGAATGCATTTTTACCCTTCAATCCAAGTTATTACTGGATTGGAATCAGGAAGATTGACAATGAGTGGACCTGGGTTGGAACAAGAAAACGGTTGACAGAAGAGGCTAAAAACTGGGCTAAGGATGAACCAAACAACAGAAAGAATGACGAGGACTGTGTTGAAATCTACATCAAAAGAGCGAAGGATGCAGGCAAATGGAATGATGAAAGATGCAGCAAAGAGAAGGTTGCCTTGTGCTACGCAGGTACAGAATTCAATCAATCCCAAAGAGCCTATATGATAATAAGAAAATGGACGTTTATTAACTAACCTATATATGTGCATTAAACATTGTTactatgtttaactttaagcatgtgagtagtccactGAGGGCTACTCGCTTGCTTCAAGCTAATCATGCAGAACTTAGAGCCTTTATTATATCATGTAAAAGTCTATTGTTCTTTTTGTGATTTAACTTTTGATATAAGTTGAGTCTGTTTCCAGCCACAGCAATACTTTTGTGAGTGGCTAGGTTCAACTGTCTTGGTTTCTGAAATGCTGTGATGCAAAATCAATGTAATTTCAAATGGCATAACCTTCACCCTCTGTTTACTTTGCAAAGTATTTATTATCCAGAGTGTGTTTTCTCCTGGATAAGTAAAGCGCTGCAGATTAACAGATTAACTAGTAAAGGGGGATAGATTTGTTTTATAACCATGCTGAATTTCCTGCTAGCTTCCTGTGACCAGTCTTCCTGCAGCGGACGTGGTGAATGCCTGGAGACCATTAACAATCATACCTGCCTCTGTGATGCTGGATTCTATGGGCCTGAATGCCAGTATGGTAAGATTAATTCTTACTGCCTTCCAAACAGGGAGATGTGCACGTCAGCTAGTTTTCAGTTCGTCTAGCTAGTTTATTTCATTTGCTGTTGAGAAAGTGGCACTGACTGTAGGCCTCCTTGTGACCCCTTTGTAGTTGTGACTTGCGACCAATTAAAAGAACCCGATCAAGGGACCCTGGAGTGCAGCCATCCACTACAGAACTACAGCTACAAGTCATCCTGCGAGGTTCAGTGTGCAGAAGGCTATGAATCAACTGGGTTTGAACCAGTGTGGTGTACCTCTTCCGGGAACTGGTCTTCACCCACTCCAGCATGTACAGGTAAATTCTCAAGGAACTGTAGGCCAGATCTCAACCGGCATAAATCCTTAtggctctgttgacttcaatgaagctttGCCCCTTTATAGCAATGGAGGCTCTGGcccactattttaaaattaaattcttaAAGTGAATTTGGTTCCAAATTGACAGATCTGGAGCCTACAGGCCTCCCTTTGTCCCAGAAGAAGTACAGTTCAGGAAGGGGCATTGCCTTAACCCTGCCCTAGATAGCTCTATACTGCTCTGCCCCTGGTCACTTTCTTAACCTGTAGGGAGATAGCTTCGCTCTCTAAAGCCCAGCTCCCATCAATGTATATTCTGTTACCCTGCAGAAGAAAAGTTTTTCTCTTACTTTGCTCCAAACTAAGCTCCATGCTATTCCATGTGATTTGCAGTTGTGCAGTGTGATGGCTTGAAGGCTCCAGCTCATGGCTCCCTGACGTGCTCTCCCGCCTCTGCGAACTTTCTGTGGAATTCAACCTGTGAGTTTGCCTGTGAAGAAGGGTTTGTGTTGAAGGGATCAGACAGGCTGCAGTGCGGTGCTTCTGGAGAGTGGGATGGACAGCAGCCGGAATGCGAAGGTACCTTTCTTTATGATTGCCCTTCCCAGTACACAGGGCTCTCACTGTTTGTGTAGAGTGCTCCTGTGGCATCCAAACTAACCGCTGATGTGCTCTCTGTGTGTCTCAGCTGTGACCTGTGAAACAGTGAATGGACCTGAAAATGGCTTTGTGGAATGTACCGACGGTCATCCAGAATTCACCCACAACTCAGCCTGTGAGTTCCGTTGTGAGGAAGGCTACAGATTAAGTGGATCGCCCATGATTCAGTGCACAGCTCAGGGAGAATGGTCAGAGCCCTTCCCAAAGTGTGAAGGTAGGTCTCTGTCCTTTTTGAAATAATCCATTAATAATAAcacaatacctagctcttaaacAGCACTTCTCATCAgtggatctgaaagcactttccAAAAGAAGTCAgtgtcattgtccccattttagagatgtggAAAATGAGGCGCAGACAGGAGAAGTAATGCTTGTGAGCAGCAGACCCCCAAGAAGCATGATTGTATACCGCGAATGTTGTGCATTTAAGATTAATCAATTCCCATCAAGTGCTTCGAGTGCAGAAGCTCTGCAAATCCAATCAGCTAGATACAGTGATAATATCAGCTCTTGAAATTCACGCAGCACCTTTTTTCAGAAAGGCCTGAACTCTAaagtgcttcagagaaagatCTCTGACAGATCATTTGCCTCAGATCTGAAATGCAGACTGATTTGGAGAGGGGTCTGATGCACATCTGTCAATACCAGTAATGGAGCATAATTTAGAACCTTTCCTAGAGCTTTTTTATACGTCTTACAAGAATATATTTGTATTTGAGTTACATGCTGGGAAATACTGAGACATCCCGAAATCCCATGTCCAGTCCCCTGAGACTCACGGATCCCAGCGCTCCTAGTCACTTTCTTAGACTGCAGGGAGATAGCTTTGCTCTCTAACGCCCAGCTCCCATCAATGTATATTCTGTTACCCTGCAGAAGAAAAGTTTTTCTCTTACTTTGCTCCAAGCTAAGCTCCATGCTATTCCATGTGATTTGCAGTTGTGCAGTGTGATGGCTTAAAGGCTCCAGCTCATGGCTCCCTGACGTGCTCTCCCACTTCTGGGAACTTTCTGTGGAATTCAACCTGTGAGTTTGCCTGTGAAGAAGGGTTTGTGTTGAAGGGATCAGACAGGCTGCAGTGTGGTGTTTCTGGAGAGTGGGATGAACTGCAGCCGGAATGCGAAGGTACCTTTCTTTATGATTGCCCTTCCCAGTACATAGGGCTCTCATTGTTTGTGTAGAGTGCTCCTATGGCATCCAAACTAACCGCTGATGTGCTCTCTGTGTGTCTCAGCTGTGACCTGTGAAACAGTGAATGGACCTGAAAATGGCTTTGTGGAATGTACCGACGGTCATCCAGAATTCACCCACAACTCGGCCTGTGAGTTCCGTTGTGAGGAAGGCTACAGATTAAGTGGATCACCCACGATTCAGTGCACAGCTCAGGGAGAATGGTCAGAGCCCTTCCCAAAGTGTGAAGGTAGGTCTCTGTCCTTTTTGAAATAATCCATTAATAATAAcacaatacctagctcttaaacAGCACTTCTCGTCAgtggatctgaaagcactttccGAAAGAAGTCAgtgtcattgtccccattttagagatgtggAAAATGAGGCGCAGACAGGGGAAGTAATGCTTGTGAGCAGCAGACCCCCAAGAAGCATGATTGTATACCGCAAACGTTGTGCATTTAAGATTAATCAATTCCTATCAAGTGCTTCGAGTGCAGAAGCTCTGCAAATCCAGTCAGCTAGATACAGTGATAATATCagctcttaaaaagaaaaggagtacttctacactttccacagcatgcatccgatgaagtgagctgtagctcatgaaagcttatgctcaaataaattggttagtctctaaggtgccacaagtactccttttctttttgcgaatacagactaacacggctgttactctgaaaaatatcagCTCTTGAAATTCACGCAGCACCTTTTTTCAGAAAGGCTGAACTCtaaaatgcttcagagaaaaatCCCTGAAAGATCATTGCTCCCACCAGAGAAATGCAGAAGTCTCCAAAGTGGAATCTGGTGGACATCTGTCAGTACCAGTAATGGAGCATAATTTAGAACCTTTTCTAGAGCTTTTTTATACGTCTTACAAGAATATATTTGTATTTGAGTTACATGCTGGGAAATACTGAGACATCCCGAAATCCCATGTCCAGTCCCCTGAGACTCACGGATCCCAGCGCTCCTAGTCACTTTCTTAGACTGCAGGGAGATAGCTTTGCTCTCTAACGCCCAGCTCCCATCAATGTATATTCTGTTACCCTGCAGAAGAAAAGTTTTTCTCTTACTTTGCTCCAAACTAAGCTCCATGCTATTCCATGTGATTTGCAGTTGTGCAGTGTGATGGCTTAAAGGCTCCAGCTCATGGCTCCCTGACGTGCTCTCCCGCCTCTGCGAACTTTCTGTGGAATTCAACCTGTGAGTTTGCCTGTGAAGAAGGGTTTGTGTTGAAGGGATCAGACAGGCTGCAGTGCGGTGCTTCTGGAGAGTGGGATGGACAGCAGCCGGAATGCGAAGGTACCTTTCTTTATGATTGCCCTTCCCAGTACACAGGGCTCTCACTGTTTGTGTAGAGTGCTCCTGTGGCATCCAAACTAACCGCTGATGTGCTCTCTGTGTGTCTCAGCTGTGACCTGTGAAACAGTGAATGGACCTGAAAATGGCTTTGTGGAATGTACCGACGGTCATCCAGAATTCACCCACAACTCGGCCTGTGAGTTCCATTGTGAGGAGGGCTACAGATTAAGTGGATCGCCCACGATTCAGTGCACAGCTCAGGGAGAATGGTCAGAACCCTTCCCAAAGTGTGAAGGTAGGTCTCTGTCCTTTTTGAAATAATCCATTAATAATAAcacaatacctagctcttaaacAGCACTTCTCATCAgtggatctgaaagcactttccAAAAGAAGTCAgtgtcattgtccccattttagagatgtggAAAATGAGGTGCAGACAGGAGAAGTAATGCTTGTGAGCAGCAGACCCCCAAGAAGCATGATTGTATACCGCGAATGTTGTGCATTTAAGATTAATCAATTCCTATCAAGTGCTTCGAGTGCAGAAGCTCTGCAAATCCAATCAGCTAGATACAGTGATAATATCAGCTCTTGAAATTCACGCAGCACCTTTTTTCAGAAAGGCCTGAACTCTAaagtgcttcagagaaagatCTCTGACAGATCATTTGCCTCAGATCTGAAATGCAGATTGATTTGGAGAGGGGTCTGATGCACATCTGTCAGTACCAGTAATGGAGCATAATTTAGAACCTTTCCTAGAGCTTTTTTATACGTCTTACAAGAATATATTTGTATTTGAGTTACATGCTGGGAAATACTGAGACATCCCGAAATCCCATGTCCAGTCCCCTGAGACTCACGGATCCCAGCGCTCCTAGTCACTTTCTTAGACTGCAGGGAGATAACTTTGCTCTCTAACGCCCAGCTCCCATCAATGTATATTCTGTTACCCTGCAGAAGAAAAGTTTTTCTCTTACTTTGCTCCAAACTAAGCTCCATGCTATTCCATGTGATTTGCAGTTGTGCAGTGTGATGGCTTAAAGGCTCCAGCTCATGGCTCCCTGACGTGCTCTCCTGCTTCTGGGAACTTTCTGTGGAATTCAACCTGTGAGTTTGCCTGTGAAGAAGGGTTTGTGTTGAAGGGATCAGACAGGCTGCAGTGTGGTGTTTCCGGAGAGTGGGATGGACAGCAGCCGGAATGCGAAGGTACCTTTCTTTATGATTGCCCTTCCCAGTACACAGGGCTCTCACTGTTTGTGTAGAGTGCTACTGTGGCATCCAAACTAACCGCtgatgttctctctgtgtgtctcagcTGTGACATGTGAAGCAGTGAACGGGCCTGAAAATGGCTTTGTGGAATGTACCGGCGGTCATCCAGAATTCACCCACAACTCGGCCTGTGAGTTCCGTTGTGAGGAGGGCTACAGATTAAGTGGATCACCCACGATTCAGTGCACAGCTCAGGGAGAATGGTCAGAGCCCTTCCCAAAGTGTGAAGGTAAATCTTTGTGCTTTTGAAATAATCAAGTCAGGCTCAGGAGCCTAGGTATCTGTTACAAGCATGACAGCTCAAACCCTGTGTATTCAAGAGTAAGGCCAACTCATGAGCTGGTGCAGATTGacctagctccattgaaatcaacggagctacaccagtttgcatgagctgaggatctgatctaAAGTGATTGCTACTGAAGTCTTAAAGTGCAGAACATTTGAAAAAACCAGTTAGCTTGATACAGTAGTAGTACCAGCCCTTTACTTTGCTGAAGTCTaatatattttaggaaaaactcACTGCAAGGACATTTATCCCAGAAACAAAATGCAGATGGTGAAATATGGTGCACATTTACTAGCACCAATAGTGGGACCCAGTTTTGGACATTTCTTAGAGTCTTCGTTAACCGTTTGTATGTGTTTTTGTATTTCAGTTGCACAGTGTGAAACCCTGATACCCTCTGAGAAGGGCTCCATGAATTGTTCTCACCCTTTTGGGGATTTTGCATACAGCACAGTTTGCGAGTTTAACTGTACAGGGGGATGGTTGCTTAACGGTTCTAAAGTACTTCAGTGCAGCGCTGGAGGGAACTGGACTGCAAGTCAGCCAACATGCGAAggtattttgtatgtgtgtttttacTTGTGACTAGCGATGCTGAAGAGGCCTGGCCTTGTTATTAGACAAGGATGTAGGGAAGGATGGGATGCAACAAGAAACACTTTTGTCATTTCTAGCTCTGGTCAGATAtattttttcccactgaaaatatttgactttttgttaaaaaccccaaaaactcagaaattgacattttttggttttcagctgaaaatgtttctgagTTTTTGGCTTTCcagtgaaaaactgaaaattttcaaggAAAGCAGACAATTTCTGTGAAACTTTTCATTGAGACAAaaacccaattaaaaaaaaaaaaaagcatttagaCAGAATTTTTTTTGCCAGCTCTAAATACCTCATAACTGACATATTTTCAGGCTAGAACCAAATAGCTCACTTCTATAAGTGGTTGTAAATTATgagtgggatttaaaaaaaaaatgttccaccTTGGTTTTACTCTGCTcttattcaagtcaatgggagttgtatcACTGATTGCAATAGGAGCAACAATGGGCCACACTGAGCATTTTCAAAAATTCCACCTATCGTCCCTAAGATACCTTTCCTCACATTGTGTCGTACGTTACTCCTTGAGTaaattcattgatttcagtgggactgctcaagGAGTCAGACATTACTCAGTGGGAGTAAAGATATCAAAATCTGACCCAAAAGATCCTTTCAAAGTAACGAGGGACCCTGCAGAATTCCATCCTCACTAACCTGCTACCAGTTAGATGGGACTATTTTCAGCATAAAGCTTTCTGGCATTGTTTGGCATATGCAGAGGCTTTCCCTGCCCAGTCAAGCATACAAGCAGGTGCCACCACTCAGTGTGAGAAACCAAAGGAAATAAGCAGCTGTCCTCCTGCTTGCAATAGGACTGAATGGAAATGAAACAAGCAGAAAGCACTTCAGAGACTGTGCATTCCTCCTGATCTCATAGGATCTTCTTTGCCCTCCTAGCTCCCCAAGTGCCTGAAGAACTGCTCAGTTACGTCTCTGTTGGAATAGCAGCCACCGGAGCCTCGCTCTTGTCGACAGCATCATTCCTCATTTGGCTTGTAAAGCGCCTTCGAAGGAAAGGTG
This window of the Eretmochelys imbricata isolate rEreImb1 chromosome 8, rEreImb1.hap1, whole genome shotgun sequence genome carries:
- the SELE gene encoding E-selectin isoform X2, which produces MVGLWFLSVLTYGLMVLEEGNCWTYHYSEKNMTYKLAEKWCRKHYTNMVAIQNKEEIVHLNAFLPFNPSYYWIGIRKIDNEWTWVGTRKRLTEEAKNWAKDEPNNRKNDEDCVEIYIKRAKDAGKWNDERCSKEKVALCYAASCDQSSCSGRGECLETINNHTCLCDAGFYGPECQYVVTCDQLKEPDQGTLECSHPLQNYSYKSSCEVQCAEGYESTGFEPVWCTSSGNWSSPTPACTVVQCDGLKAPAHGSLTCSPTSGNFLWNSTCEFACEEGFVLKGSDRLQCGVSGEWDELQPECEAVTCETVNGPENGFVECTDGHPEFTHNSACEFRCEEGYRLSGSPTIQCTAQGEWSEPFPKCEVVQCDGLKAPAHGSLTCSPASANFLWNSTCEFACEEGFVLKGSDRLQCGASGEWDGQQPECEAVTCETVNGPENGFVECTDGHPEFTHNSACEFHCEEGYRLSGSPTIQCTAQGEWSEPFPKCEVVQCDGLKAPAHGSLTCSPASGNFLWNSTCEFACEEGFVLKGSDRLQCGVSGEWDGQQPECEAVTCEAVNGPENGFVECTGGHPEFTHNSACEFRCEEGYRLSGSPTIQCTAQGEWSEPFPKCEVAQCETLIPSEKGSMNCSHPFGDFAYSTVCEFNCTGGWLLNGSKVLQCSAGGNWTASQPTCEAPQVPEELLSYVSVGIAATGASLLSTASFLIWLVKRLRRKAKKFTPASSCQSLNSEHTFQSTGHLI
- the SELE gene encoding E-selectin isoform X1; protein product: MVGLWFLSVLTYGLMVLEEGNCWTYHYSEKNMTYKLAEKWCRKHYTNMVAIQNKEEIVHLNAFLPFNPSYYWIGIRKIDNEWTWVGTRKRLTEEAKNWAKDEPNNRKNDEDCVEIYIKRAKDAGKWNDERCSKEKVALCYAASCDQSSCSGRGECLETINNHTCLCDAGFYGPECQYVVTCDQLKEPDQGTLECSHPLQNYSYKSSCEVQCAEGYESTGFEPVWCTSSGNWSSPTPACTVVQCDGLKAPAHGSLTCSPASANFLWNSTCEFACEEGFVLKGSDRLQCGASGEWDGQQPECEAVTCETVNGPENGFVECTDGHPEFTHNSACEFRCEEGYRLSGSPMIQCTAQGEWSEPFPKCEVVQCDGLKAPAHGSLTCSPTSGNFLWNSTCEFACEEGFVLKGSDRLQCGVSGEWDELQPECEAVTCETVNGPENGFVECTDGHPEFTHNSACEFRCEEGYRLSGSPTIQCTAQGEWSEPFPKCEVVQCDGLKAPAHGSLTCSPASANFLWNSTCEFACEEGFVLKGSDRLQCGASGEWDGQQPECEAVTCETVNGPENGFVECTDGHPEFTHNSACEFHCEEGYRLSGSPTIQCTAQGEWSEPFPKCEVVQCDGLKAPAHGSLTCSPASGNFLWNSTCEFACEEGFVLKGSDRLQCGVSGEWDGQQPECEAVTCEAVNGPENGFVECTGGHPEFTHNSACEFRCEEGYRLSGSPTIQCTAQGEWSEPFPKCEVAQCETLIPSEKGSMNCSHPFGDFAYSTVCEFNCTGGWLLNGSKVLQCSAGGNWTASQPTCEAPQVPEELLSYVSVGIAATGASLLSTASFLIWLVKRLRRKAKKFTPASSCQSLNSEHTFQSTGHLI